From the genome of Haloplanus natans DSM 17983:
ACCAATGGATACGCGCCAGTGTCCGGACTGTAACGAGTCATTGGAGCGGATGAAGCTGAACGAAAGTCACGGACAGCCATCCATCGTTTCAACGGAAGGTGGACTCGTCAGTCGGCTGATGTCCGGGAGCCTCACACCAGTTCCATACGTCTGTCCCGAGTGCCAACGGACGTTGTTATATGCGGAAGAGTAAAATCGCTTGGCTCGCGGTTTGTCGGTCTGGTATTGAGCGGTTCACCTGTTCAAAGTGGGAGATGAGCCTGTGCGAGATACAGACCGTACATGCAGCACTCAACTACTGCTGATTTCGGATCGGTATTCGTGAATCTGTTGCGCAGTAAGCCCGGGCAAAGAACGTTTCGCACTGGGAGTATGAGGCTACTCAGACCTCGTATCCCAGTGAGATACGGACTTTCGTTCCATTTTTTCGAACGACGAATCCTCCGGTTGGTTCATCGTATTCGTTTGCTACTGATTCGACCTGTTGTACCTCCTGCGGGGGGAGGTCCCGTACCTGTGTCGCGTTCTCGGAAATCGCTTCTGCGATTGCACCGTTCAGTGATGGTGAGCGCGTGAATACCGTCCGATTGTACTGAACTACCCCACTCTCGTTGGCTTCGGCCATGTGTTCCACAATTTCCACAGTTAGTAGCCCCCCGCGTGATCGTGTTTCGGGACTCTGTGACTGCGTAGGGCTAGGGAACACGGTCGGAGACCCATCCGTTGAGGCAGTTGCTTGTTCGGGAACCGATGAACGTGTAAGGCTTTCGGACACGTTCGTTGCAGTTGGAGATTCGTCCGTGGTGGCAGTGTCTGCAGGTGAGAAACTACTACAACCGGCTACCGTCACCATCAGACAAAATAGTCCGACCGCAAACAGTTTGCTATTGCTGGAGGGCATCAGCACTTCCGGCATTTCATATCATAAATGAAATAATTTTTGATTGGGTGTGTTCCCTGTATCGACCGATTCGAACAGCACCGATTCCAACATCTCACTGAGAATGATACGCGCCCTGTATCCCGCAAAGCCTCCTCCTGATCTGACAAAAGCCCGTCAGTGACATTGTAACTAACTTGGAGGGCCTATGCAACACTCGGTCACGATTGGTTCGAGCCATTACGGAAGTGCGAGGAGAAAGCCCCGTGCTTTAGCGCGGGGATGAATCCGACAACCCCGACACCAACCACCGTTCGATGGCACGGCAGGATATTCCACGCTCCAATCCACGCCTTCAAGTAACTATACCTACATAGGTTATGTATGGCGGAACAGGTCGTCACTCGCACCTACACTGCTTCCATCCGGAACCAGCCACAGGTACAAGACGACCTCGACGCCCTCGGGTTCTCAGCGTCAAAACTCTGGAACGTCGGACGGTGGGTCTGTGACCGAGTGTGGTCTGAGATCGGCCACATGCCCGGACACAACGAACTCACCTCGTACCTCAAGTCGCACGAACGCTACGATGACCTGCATTCTCAGTCAAGTCAGCGAGTCCTTCAAGAACTCGCTGAGGCGTTCAACGGCTGGTACGGCAAACGACGCAACAGAGATACACGAGCGAACCCGCCGAAGTACCGCAAACACGGCGACGACCACCCACGAAGTACGGTGACGTTCAAAGCCGCTGGCTTCAAACTCGACACCGAGTACGAGAGAGTCCGACTCTCAAAAGGCTCGAACCTCAAAGACAACCGGTCGGACTTCATCCTCTGCGAGTACCAGACTCGGCCCGACGTTGACCTCTCCACCGTGGAGAGCGTCCAGCAGGCGCGGGCAGTTTGGACGGGAAGCGAGTGGGAACTGCACTTCGTGTGCAAAGTCGAAATCGAAGTGTCAGAGGCACCCGGTCAGAAGACGGTTGGTGTTGATCTCGGCATCAACAACTTCGCTGCCCTCGCCTACGAAGACGGCCACGGTGAGCTGTACCCGCTGAACTGTCTGAAGCAAGACGACTACTTCTTCAGCAAGCGGATTGCTCGCTGTGACAACTCCGATTCCGAGCAAGCCACGCGGTTAAATCAGAAGAAGTCTCGACGGCGCACCCACTACTTCCACACGCTCTCCAAGCACATCGTCCAGCGATGTGTTGAGGAGGGTGTTGGAACGATTGTGGTTGGCGACCTCTCTGGCATCCGTGATGAGGAAGAGAACGGCGAGTCGAAGAACTGGGGCAAGCATGGCAATCTTGACCTGCACTCGTGGGCGTTCGACCGCTTCACCGACCTGCTCGAATACAAGGCCGAGATGGAAAGAATCGCGGTCAATGACGTGTCTGAGTGCGATACATCGAAGTCGTGTTGGTGTTGTGGTCAGAAGCGAAAGGCGAACCGTGTTGAGCGCGGGTTGTACGTCTGTGACGAGTGTGGGACGGTGGCGAACGCAGATGTGAACGGTGCTGAGAACATTCGACAGAAAGTATCTCCGAGTCTTCGTTCAGAGGATAGGAGTAACGGCTGGTTGGCACAGCCATCGACGTTTCTGTTTGACAAGGAAACTGGTGCGTTCGCACCTCAAGAACAGGTCACGTCGTAAACCACAATATCCCAACGCGGGAATCCTCGCCCTTCAGGGCGGGGAGGATGTCAACGTAGACGGTGGGATGTGTCTTTTCGTTAGAAAGGAGAACTACGAACGCTTCACGGTGTCGAATTTCCGCCACAGCGATGGACGCTGAGGATCGACTATCGTTGCCTAACGGATTTTGCGAGAAAGTACAGGCCAGTGAAAGCCACTGCACTAAAGTAGACGAATAGCAGGCCAAACGGATTGAGTTCTCCCCGACTACTAAGCCAGACAACGACGAGAACAGTGAATATCACGCCTGCCTCTTTTCCCAGTGTTAGTCGCCGAATTGGAAGCGATTGGAGGGTCATAGGTACCCCAATGTGTTGGACGATTGTAATTCTTAGTGGCGTATATTCCAACCCCTCTTACCGGGTGTTTCACCACGGTTAGTATCGAACTAATCGGATTTCAACAGAACCAGTAAAGAAGATAATAACCCAAACCAATCGCGGAAAACTCCTCGGTTCGGGACTCCCTTCGAGAGGGATAATCGCGATAGGGGCGATGAACAGCGAAAGTATTAGAGACAGTAGGTACTTGCCAAATGATCTGATCATACTCGTGTACCGTTTCCAGATACAATATCTTCGAGCGTGAGTGTAAATCTCATTAGACCGTCGGGGACCGTCTCACGAATAGTGCGATAGTCGGTGTACCGAAGACAGATAGCTACAACCAGCAAGTGGCCGGTGAGAGGAGATTGAAACTCACCGAGACGAACATGGTGACGGGACAATATACCCCGCGCCCATTCAAGAGACGTTTCGTAAAACCCGATATACGAGGCGATACTAGGTTTTGACATTCGCTCCCTCATGTTGCGGAAGTACTCTTTTGTGCGAGTTGGTACCCTCCCCAAAAGAAGGCAATTCCCCCTCCGGCGAGTAAGATAACCGTCAACAGGCCGACCCGACCGCGCGAAACGTTGTATCCTCCCCACGAGAGGAAAAAGATTGCCTGAAAGAGGGGATAGTACTGCGACTGTCGTACCTGGTCACTGGCGAGTACGAATAGATAGCTGATGAGAACAGCGACGAACAGGTAGCCGTAAGGTTTCTCGACTCCCGCAAACTCGGGATACAGAACTACTACGCCGATGAAGACACACGAAACAGCTCCTGCGAGGAGATACTGCAGTGTCTGCTTATCGGGTCGGAGCCCACTCGGAGATGTGCTATCACTCATCGGTTGTCGATCACACTACGGGGTGTGCCCCACGGTGCGAATCCGGACTGATAGACGACGACGAGTACTCCGAGCCCACCGTACAGGACCCCGACCGCCAAGTCAATCCAAGAATGACCCCTGATGATCTGATAAGCCCCCTGTAGGACGAACAGCATCCCGACCGCACCAATAACGAGACGACTGGCTCTAGCACGTTCCGAGACTCCCAGTACCGCGACGAGAACGCCACCACAGAGAAAAATAGCGAGCTGGAACGGCGGACTGTCGACCACCGGCCACTGTGAGAGGACGATCACGACCAGTGCGAGTGCCGCACTGGCAGTTTTCCGATCAAGTATCATCGGTGGCTCCGGGATTGATCGTCCGATAGAACGCAACCGAATAGACGCCAAAGAATCCACCGAACAGTACTCCAAAGACAAGAACGAGAAGGATAACACCAACAGCACCAACCAGAGAAATCTGCGGGAGGGGTAACGTGCTGGGGGACTGTGGCGACGTGAGGAGCGAACCAATAGCAAACACCCCACCAGCAATACCGCCGAGTATCCCCACGAGTACCGAGTATCCGAGTGTACTCACGAGGTGATGGCGGACGACGGAGACGCTGTGTTTGAGCCCATCGGTAGCGCCGAGATCGTCAAGAACGATAGCCTGACTGTAGAACTGGACGAAAAAGAGTACCAGTAGATACGCGAGCACCACGAGAGCGACAATCAGGCCGATAATGACGAGAACTCCGATACCGACGCCACCGGTGTCGCTGTACGCTGCGAAGCCACCGAAGATTGCCACGAAGAACGCGACGAACCCGAGTGCGAAGTTGACGGCAACGAGTACGAGCGATACGACGAGAATCGACACGTAGTTCGATTTGCCTTCGCGAACGAAGCTTTCGAGCGATGTCTGTCCGTCGAGTGCTTCGTCAGCCATGCCGACGATGCCGGCCTGGAAGAACGGCATGATGAAAATAAATACGAGCGAGATCACCATCGAGACGACGCTGGCGACGAGTGGATTGATCGCTTGTAGAACTAACTGCGGGATTTGGAACAGTAGTATTACTAACACCGGGACGAACAGTATCGGATTGCGCTGGAGGGCGCTCGGCGTTTGGCGGAGGGCTTTCAGGACAGCCATGGCCGTGGTTCATTTAGTAATCTGATAAGTATTTCCTCTCCGATAGCCGATTCACGTCAGGTCCGCCCCGCGAACGCAGTCAGTTCCCCATCTGCGCTGATTTCGACGAAGACGTCTCGTATTCCCGTCCCCGGCCCGACTCGTATCTCGGTTTGCGTTCTCTCGGCAGTGTTGAGTTCGGCTTCGAGGAGGGCCGATCCCGTAGATCGTGGATTCTCGAACGTCGTGGTTGATGATTCGTCTGCTGCTAGTGTGGCTGTTTCGTCCACGAGAGCCGAGTTCTCGAACGAGATAGTGACCGACAGTCGGTGCGTGGTTCCACCGTTGTTTGTCATAGTGACGTTGATCTCGTCGCTCGTTCCGCCGAATCAGAACGTGCACCCGATCAGTATCGTTATCCCGAGACCGGACAGCTGAAGGGCTTTTCTTCGACACAGGGGCATGTGCTTCGGTTTCAATTATGGTAACTCAGCCCTCAAGGGGGGTTCCTTCCCAAGTTGAGCGGCTTGAGCGTGTCCGCATGATAGGCAGTCCGCCACAGTTTGAGCACCGCACGAGCCACTAGAAGGTCGGGTGACTGTTGTATGCAGGAGCCCTCGACATCGTTTGGGTCGGACGACGCATCTGGTGGGGGATGGTAGTGTTCTAGTCCGGTGACGTGAATGTAGTCGCCACCGTGAGGGTGTTTCCCCCAACGGAGGTTGACGTTCAGTGTGTCCGTGTAGTGGAATTTGTAGTCGCCTTGGACTGTCCACTGGATGTCGAGGCGACAGGAATCGGCATCGCAGAGGCCGTCTTCGAACCGTACTTCGAGAGCGGTGGGATTGAGGAAATCGTCTAACGTCGCCGCTGCAAGGGGTTCCTCATCGTTGAAGACGTCACGGATAGCGAGGAGTGCGGGTCGATCGATGGCACCTCTAAGCGAGTGGCGTTCAGCCGAGCCACGGGTTCCGTTCATACGCTACGGTGCAGAGGTGTTCTCTTCGGAACCGGACGAGTCTCCGCCGACGAACCGTTCTGCGTTGGCGATAGAGAGCGCAGCGTTAGCGAAGGCGAGATTTCGACGCGTAGTCTGCCATTCTTGGAGTGCGTCAGGATCAATCCCGTCCGCGTTGTCCGACGCGTCAGAGAGTGTTTGGTTCGTGTGCTCAACCATCAGTTCCTCAGGTGATTCGACGCCGTACGCCGTCTGGAACTCACTGATCGTCTCACGCATGGCAGAGATACGGTTCACGAGTTCGTCGACAGAAACGTGAGAGAGAATGTCCGTCGCCTGTTCCATGACGATCGACTCCGGCGATCGACGATAGTACGTCCCGCCATGGTCTCCCGTCGACGTGGCGACGAACCCCTCCTCGGCGAGTGCCATGAGATGTTTCCGAGCAGTCTTCGGTGACGTCCGTGCATCCGCTGCGACCGTCTCAGCAGAGCGTGGGGTATACTCGCGGCTAATGACTTCACGGACACGTTCATACGGCGTCGTCTCAGCCTCCCATTCCTCGCCGACTGCCTCGTTGACATCGTCGAATTTTCCGGGAGCGGCGGAGTCTGTCATGTATCAAACCACGATTTGGAGTAGTATAGGTTTTTGGTTCAGTAGTATACTACTTTATCCCCCGGGATAGTTCTCGGAGTGGTTGAACTGAACGCAGATGCGTGTGAGGAACTACAGAAATCGAACCGCATGGCTCAATCGAGGTCATCCAAGGAGTGTTGGATCCGGGTGTGCAAATGCTGGGCTTGTCTGTCGGAGAGATCTGCCTCGGTGTCGACCTCGATACCGGGAACGTCGACGATATCCTCAAGCGCATCGGACAACGTCTGTTGGTCATCCGGGAGGACACGCTCGTCTGGTTCCTCGACCTGCCGGTCATGTTCTTTCAGTGCGAGTTGAATCATCATCGCTGGTTTACGAAGGAGTTCCCCAGCGGTCTCAATATACTCCTGATATGTATCTGAAGCCCACGACCCTTCGTACGAATCGAGTAGCGAGATCAACAGGGAGAGTTGCAAATTGAACACCGTCGGTCGGGACGCTGGCGAGGCGAGAGTCGTCGCCCGATCGGCAGCGGCCTCGGCGTACTTCGCGGCCACGCCCCAATACTGGTAGCACGTGGCCGCGTCGAACGGGAGTGTCTCGAAGTCGTAGGCGATCGCCCGGGTGCGGCGGATCGCCCGGTCGACGTCAACGAGTCGGTCGGCGACATCGTCGTAGATCGCCTTCCACCACTCGTTGATCGGCACCCGGTCGTTCGCCCGCTCGTGAGTGGCGTCGGTCGCCCGCCCGTAGTGCCGGCGTGTGTAGCGCTTCCCCGTATCGGGAACGACGGTACCAGTCTCGGGGAAGTAGAGGATGGGCTTCGCCCACAGCGTCTGCGTCCCCCGGAAGTCATACCCGGTCTCGAACCCGCCGTACACGACCACATCCGTCGAGTCCGAGTCACCAACGCTCGTCACGCCGTCGGTGTCGTCATCGAACTCTGTGTCCCCACTCCCGGAGACGGTGTGCTCGAGGCCCGGACAGACGACGAACATCTTGAGGAGGCCACCCCAGTCCCGGTAACTCGCCCAGCCGAACGCCGCAGTCTCACCGCGCTGCTGGAGCGCACCGATGATGGGGAGATACGCCTCCTGTGGGTTGATGATCGAATATCGATCCGAGGCGATCTGCCAGCGGAACTTGACGTCGTAGCCGAGGGCACACAGCGCCTTCCGACGCTCGTCGACGATGTCCTGGTGGTCGCGGATTCGAACCAGTGGGTCCGACGACGCCCTCGTCGCAAGCTCGTCGAGTGAACACCCTGCAGCGTCCTCGAGTTCGTCGATATCCAATCCGTGAACGTCGCGAATTGCCTCGGTGTCGACAGTCCCGTCCACGCCCACGAACTCGTTGGTCGCCCAGAGCTCTCCGGAACTGGCCTGCGGGAGCGTCGCGATGACGTCCTTCAGCGACCGGGGATCGGGATCGAGACACCGAGCTTCCGATGAAATCGCATCGGGATAGTCGCCCTGGTCAGCAGGAGTGAGGCCAGCAAAGGAGAGCGTCGTCTCACGGGCGAGCAGGTCTGCGACTGGAACGGTCGTCGCTATCGAGCGTGGCGCGTCATCAGCGGTGGCTGGGTCTGGTTGTGTTGGTGTGGACATGATGAACGAAGGCGAACTCCGCTCTCGTTGGATGGAGAACGTCGCTAGTCCGCCCCTCAGCCGATTCGGGCCGCTAAATCACAGGGGGCGTGCAGTTCATGACTTTCCAGAAGCGGCGATCGAAGGGTCATCCTCGTCCGTTTCCTCGTTCCTGTCATCCTCGTCAGTGTCCTCAATCACGAGCGTCTCCTGTTCGTCGTCGTATCGGGGAATGTACTCTTTTCCCCCGAACCACTGGACGAGCGTCGGTCGGAGATTCCGAATCGTCGTCGCCGTCGATTCCCCGACGTGGTCGACCGTCGTGAGCGAAGTCGCATAACAGGCCCAGGCGGCGAACTCGCCCATCGTCTCGAATTCCTCTCCAAGCGCTCGTTTGGCAGCCGACGAAGTGAGCCGTCCATGTGTCGAGAGCCACTGCTTGGAGAACGGCTCGGCCGCCGGGTCACGCTCGCCACGTCGGATCGCCTGGAGTCTGACCAGATTGCCACGGGTGTTACCCTTCTTCCAGAGCACCTCTTGACATCCTCTTCGCGCTAAAACGCGAGGATTCCACCGTGGGGGTTCGGCTACACCGATTCCCCGGCGGTAACTTGCGGGTGTGTATGCTCCTCGTTGGGACGGTGAGCGCGTGGTGACGCCGACCAGCTGTGGTCGTCCCACTTGAGGCATACGGGCCGTGCCATCGGCCGTGGTACGTTCGATTCGTGGCGTCGGAGGAACGTCTCCGACGCGGTGAGGTCCGCGTGGCCCTCGAAGCCACACGAACAGGTAAGGGTGTCCTGGTGCCGAGTCGTGCGGTCGGTCGAACCGCATTTCGGACACGTCTGACTCGTCCACGTTTCGGGGCGGATCTCGACGGTGATGCCGAACTCTTCGGCCGTACATGCCAGCCGATCGATGAACGCGCGGAACGCCCAGAAGTTGTGCGTCTTCGTATTCGCCTTGGCCGACCAGTGCGTCTCCAGTACGTCGGTGAGGTCGCCGACGTACACCGTCGCTACTCCCTCCTCGTACAGTCGCTCGAAGAGGTCGCGGGCAAGCGCGTCCATGGCGTGGTCGCGCCGTCGCGTCCGGCGTCGGTACAGGCGTCGAATCCGCTTCGACATGTACCGTCCCTCTTCGCGCTTCACCTTCGACTGGTGTTCGGCGATTCGGCGAGTCGTCTCGCGGAACCGCTCGAAGAGGTCGCGCCCTTCGTACAGGTACTGCTGGCCGGTCGTGGTCGTACAGGCGACGATGTTGTTTGCGCCAATATCCAGAGCAGCCGTTTCGTCGGCTAATGGTGAGTCCTGTCGAGAACCGTCCGTGGTGACAGGTTGAATGGCCCTGTATTGGTCGCTCAACTCGTCGTAGTACAGTTCCAACCGACCTTGATCGCCCGACCACTTCGGCTTCCCACGAACGTCGAGCGTGAGCCGTTCGTGGTAGCCCATGTCGTACTCATCCTTGAGGTCGCTGCCGACCGTGATTTCGATGGTCGAACGGTCGCTCCAGCGGAGCGTGTACTGGTCGTTACGGATGTAGGTCCGCAACTCCCGACCCACTTCCTCGTTGCCCCAGTAGCCCGGCAGGCCGTTGGCTTCGTCTTTCTCTCTCAGGGTGAAGAACGACCGCCACGCTTCGGTGTTCTTGCGAATCACCTGCTGGGCGGTAGCACTCCCGAGGACACCGACGTACTGCTTGCGGTAGTCTTCAGTCTCCCACACGGATTTGTCGATGTCGGGGTTGGTGAAGTTCTGTCGGCGCTCGTAGGTGAGTTGGTTCCACAGGGACGCAGAGGCGTCCAATAACCGTCGAAGCAGTTCCTCCTCAGGGTCGGCGCGCGGGACCACAGTGAACGTGTTGACGCGCCTCATCGGGTCTCACTCCCCTCGTTATCGAATATAAACCCCTGCATCCTGTCGATGTCAGATTGCTGGATAATGTTTGGCTGAGTCGGCTGAACTCAACTCCCCTCCAAAGTCGCGTCGTAGGACTCGAACGCGCTCGCCGAGAGATCGAGGTCATCCATCGCAACGTTCGCGGGGTCGACCGCCCGGACGCGGATGCCCGTCTCGTCGAGTTTCACGCGGACCTCATCGACGGTCGCCCTGAGTGCCCGCAGAATGTTCTTGAGTGGCTCCGACTGGATCGCCGCCCGGAACATCTCCGGTGGACCTGTGAGGGTCGACTCGTCTGTTTCTTCCTGTTCGGATGGTGGGGGTGTTCCCTTGTCGGTCGAAGCTTAGTCGGTCGTCGGTTCGTCTTGCTGGCTGGTCGCTGACGGATCGACAGGGGAATCCTCGCTCTCGTCGGTGTCAGCGCTCTCTGGAGTTGCTTCTGTACTCATAGTTGGTGGTAAGAGTAGACACTAGGAGTGAAAGATAAGAGTCTAATCGAAGATGCAGTAGATCAACTCTACCTCTCACCCAGTCCCTTACGGGAGAATAAATCTCGACTATCGAACGCTAGCCTGGAGGTACGGTCGATAAGGACAGAACAATCAGCTATCAAGGAGTCATTGGAGCCGAACAGTAGCCCCGTCGCGATCTAGAATATGTTTGTCGACCATACGATCAATAGCATCGTCGACTGCGTCCTTCTGGTCGTCTGAAAGCGTTCTCACATTCGAGAGGAGTGCTCTCGGATTGTCTCGATGTCGTCAATCCCATCATCAACAGCCCCCAGAACAGTATACTCGAACTCCGCCGGGAAATGATACAATTAGGACACCTCGTACTGCTCTTTGAGGGCCAAGAAGTCCGATTCACTCGGGAGGAAGACAGGGAGATCATCCGAGACATTGAACTCTCCACGAAGTGGCCGGTCCAACGCAGTCACCGTCGTCTCCAGATCGTACCAACGTGCAGTTTCTGTCAACGTCTGCTGGTCGATATCCAACTTCTCGATCAAGAGCATGGAATAACTGACTCGGCGCGAACCACTGTCGAGGACGAGGGTATGGCAGACAACGTTGGCAGGCGTGAGTACCTCGTCGGGGGCATACCAGAATGCGGGTTCGCCAGCGAGGAAGAATTGGAGGCCGTACTCCTGAAATTTGGCGAGGCCACTTAACTGCCAGTCAGCGGCGGACTGCAATGCGGTCGTATCATCGGGCGTCTGTACACGGACGAGTGCCCGCTTCGGGTCGCACCACTCAACCGTCGCACTCGGGGCGGTCTCTCGAACCCGTGATCGATGCTCGTGGCGCACGACGGCACGAGCGAACTCGAGCAGCGGCCAGAGGTCGTCGCTCAACGCGTACTCCGGGCCAGACGGCGACAGCATCGCTCTATCCTTGAGTGGCGACAATGCATTGTGAACGCCTTGGCGAGTAATCCCGAGTCGCCCCGCGATATCGGTGGCACGGCGCGGTTCGTCGAGATACCAGCACACCCGGAGCGTGGCGGGCGAAAGCAGTTCAACCCAGTCAACGTGGCCGAGCTTCGACCGGAGATCTCGATACGCTTCAACGACCGGGTGGTCAGTCGCTCGGATCCGACGCTGGTTGTGGGACGCTCGGGTTTCAGTCACCAGGCCCTCGGACTGCAGCTCGTCCAGTATCTCATAGAGGTGGGGTTGAGAATACTCAGTCTCTCCTGCGAGTTCAGACGGAGTTGCTGTCCGGCCAGCACTCAGTGCGTCCAGTACAGCAAGTCCGGCCTTAGTGAGCATCGCTGTAAACTATATTACTCAGTCATATAAATATGTTTGCGGAATTTTGTTTACAACTTGTTGGGGAGTCCACACGCTCCTTGTCACCCCTCATAGAAGGCGAACTGGCGGGAGTCAATCACACTCCAAGAGAACGCTTCGTACACACCAAGCGTTTCGTCGAACTCCCACGATCCATCCGAACGGAATCGGATGCCTGCCCTGACGATAGCGTGAACGACCGAGTGACCACACTCTGGACAGGGCTTGCCCGGACGCCATCCGGCTGTAGACGGGTCAAGCATAACCTCGATACGTTCCTCTCGACCAGTGATCTCGTCGATAGTCATGGAAGCTCCCGTTCGATTTTAGTTGAAGAATCGGAGGACTCAGCGGACCAGACCGGTAACTCTCGATCCTGGAGAGCCTGCCAGACGTGCTGGAGACTGACTTCAGAGATACGAGCGGCGGTGG
Proteins encoded in this window:
- a CDS encoding DUF7342 family protein → MTDSAAPGKFDDVNEAVGEEWEAETTPYERVREVISREYTPRSAETVAADARTSPKTARKHLMALAEEGFVATSTGDHGGTYYRRSPESIVMEQATDILSHVSVDELVNRISAMRETISEFQTAYGVESPEELMVEHTNQTLSDASDNADGIDPDALQEWQTTRRNLAFANAALSIANAERFVGGDSSGSEENTSAP
- a CDS encoding IS200/IS605 family transposase, with the translated sequence MRRVNTFTVVPRADPEEELLRRLLDASASLWNQLTYERRQNFTNPDIDKSVWETEDYRKQYVGVLGSATAQQVIRKNTEAWRSFFTLREKDEANGLPGYWGNEEVGRELRTYIRNDQYTLRWSDRSTIEITVGSDLKDEYDMGYHERLTLDVRGKPKWSGDQGRLELYYDELSDQYRAIQPVTTDGSRQDSPLADETAALDIGANNIVACTTTTGQQYLYEGRDLFERFRETTRRIAEHQSKVKREEGRYMSKRIRRLYRRRTRRRDHAMDALARDLFERLYEEGVATVYVGDLTDVLETHWSAKANTKTHNFWAFRAFIDRLACTAEEFGITVEIRPETWTSQTCPKCGSTDRTTRHQDTLTCSCGFEGHADLTASETFLRRHESNVPRPMARPVCLKWDDHSWSASPRAHRPNEEHTHPQVTAGESV
- a CDS encoding RNA-guided endonuclease InsQ/TnpB family protein: MAEQVVTRTYTASIRNQPQVQDDLDALGFSASKLWNVGRWVCDRVWSEIGHMPGHNELTSYLKSHERYDDLHSQSSQRVLQELAEAFNGWYGKRRNRDTRANPPKYRKHGDDHPRSTVTFKAAGFKLDTEYERVRLSKGSNLKDNRSDFILCEYQTRPDVDLSTVESVQQARAVWTGSEWELHFVCKVEIEVSEAPGQKTVGVDLGINNFAALAYEDGHGELYPLNCLKQDDYFFSKRIARCDNSDSEQATRLNQKKSRRRTHYFHTLSKHIVQRCVEEGVGTIVVGDLSGIRDEEENGESKNWGKHGNLDLHSWAFDRFTDLLEYKAEMERIAVNDVSECDTSKSCWCCGQKRKANRVERGLYVCDECGTVANADVNGAENIRQKVSPSLRSEDRSNGWLAQPSTFLFDKETGAFAPQEQVTS
- a CDS encoding helix-turn-helix domain-containing protein; its protein translation is MLTKAGLAVLDALSAGRTATPSELAGETEYSQPHLYEILDELQSEGLVTETRASHNQRRIRATDHPVVEAYRDLRSKLGHVDWVELLSPATLRVCWYLDEPRRATDIAGRLGITRQGVHNALSPLKDRAMLSPSGPEYALSDDLWPLLEFARAVVRHEHRSRVRETAPSATVEWCDPKRALVRVQTPDDTTALQSAADWQLSGLAKFQEYGLQFFLAGEPAFWYAPDEVLTPANVVCHTLVLDSGSRRVSYSMLLIEKLDIDQQTLTETARWYDLETTVTALDRPLRGEFNVSDDLPVFLPSESDFLALKEQYEVS
- a CDS encoding beta clamp domain-containing protein, with product MFRAAIQSEPLKNILRALRATVDEVRVKLDETGIRVRAVDPANVAMDDLDLSASAFESYDATLEGS
- a CDS encoding DUF7847 domain-containing protein, with product MAVLKALRQTPSALQRNPILFVPVLVILLFQIPQLVLQAINPLVASVVSMVISLVFIFIMPFFQAGIVGMADEALDGQTSLESFVREGKSNYVSILVVSLVLVAVNFALGFVAFFVAIFGGFAAYSDTGGVGIGVLVIIGLIVALVVLAYLLVLFFVQFYSQAIVLDDLGATDGLKHSVSVVRHHLVSTLGYSVLVGILGGIAGGVFAIGSLLTSPQSPSTLPLPQISLVGAVGVILLVLVFGVLFGGFFGVYSVAFYRTINPGATDDT